A genomic segment from Pseudoxanthomonas sp. CF385 encodes:
- a CDS encoding Hpt domain-containing protein produces the protein MSALREAMSHAVLGWVKPELDETLRLVRQEIESFVEAPADTSRMRFCAGYLHQVQGTLRMVELYAPAMVAEELELLARALQDGGIGDRDEACATLMRGAVLLPDYLERLQEGHRDIPIVLLPLLNEIRAARGAAGLNESMLFPGGTTDEATPSEAEIDHARSSLTGRNRELLDTVGNAVKEELLRVKDALDLHLRTGNDAQELEPQVAELGNVADTLGMMGLGVARDVVMQQRDTLREVVAGSRPADEGTLLDVAGALLYVDASLDDQVARLGSAGDAGPDPSAAESQRTVEVLAQEAIINFAGARERFVAFIETNWDHGELTDVPRLLDEVAGALRMLELAQAGDYVVGVRRYVSSELIGKKRVPGGQQLDTLADAMASLEYYLEALRERRPNREDILEITRGSLEALRYWPLPPEAPAAVEPAIAAVAAVPEPVAEAVTAPADASVPAETAAEAADASTFGALTLEPVDAAPALAEANPFDPVGFEEADAGPEATTFTVELEHDTAAEAPIVEAPAEIDEPAAIAGAPVEAEEEILPDLRHEIAAAAAALPAATVVGGFDSDATDIDDEIREVFLEEFDEEIVNLRQLLPAWRSNPEDLERLRPIRRVFHTLKGSGRLVGAKTLGEFSWRVENMLNRVLDRTREPSHAVEALLELACDALPQLNAALRGQGSVTADLAGIQDVADRLAAGEEAYYSAQPTVVDEDAEFVEPAPAAIATPAIEDVPAVFEPETEGTPASVDAVLREILEVEVDNHLDTVDTWLLKAQVDAVPVTEELLRAVHTMNGALAMADVPEITEVTSSAEQYVKRLLAAGETPTPEGVSAIADTAQAIRRSVAALQAPSPRIPVFAALAGQLVALRDSLPEQRHGAQIVDDTHQGTYVEQMPTIAPPVTPTDVELAALDLSAYLDDTAHGAGGDLVPDVAAVESTEQSATAEVSPVAASPEVTFYDIDYRILPRSRADEVDAAAGTVDADEPSAAPADSTADAAIGTVDDGAIDDALVVDADLPAFLTETADGGAGDAAAPVDDIGAETMPAEDGAIDEPSVEDVPVEAIVEPASEEAAIDETAVEADTVDASVSEETAVEVPIIEEAAFEAPAVEEAIAEDVADAEASTADESVADAAGEEATLEEIVAETAAPEEVSVAQLVDAVVGTSADTPDASEPALPEVVASAEAEESVVTSAPADMPEPEEALDLTGLDLDLVEIFIEEGNDLLDHSDDLLAKLRETPEDRTLIISLQRDLHTLKGGARMAGIHAVGDLGHAIESMLESIVGQRTELDRRAIQLLERGFDTLHGQLARVTARRTVTIPDGMIAEFNARARGIELPDAPAEIDAPAAPVELAPLSAPIETDLTAHAEEEFFPMGQQEQVRVRADLLDRLVNHAGEVAIYRARLEQQLGAFRGAMAELDRTNIRLHDQLRRLDLETEAQIVARYQREHEKQDPTFDPLELDRFSTLQQLSRALAESAADISGLQGVLDDLSRQYDSLLQQQSRVSSELQDGLMRARMVPFEGIVPRLRRVLRQAGTDTHKQVSLQLSGTHGEMDRNVLERMTAPLEHLLRNSVAHGLESPKDRRKAGKAEEGTVQVALRREGSEMVLVVSDDGAGLNRDAIRRRAEQRGLIQPGATLADADLDRLILESGFSTYDKVSQLAGRGVGMDVVHNEVRQLGGSLDIASTPGKGAVFTLRLPQTLAVTQAVFVQIGEAQFAVPVAAVSGIGRISHARFNAGAGTYHYAGEDYPLYNLGHLVGHSPAKAEGQAQVPLLLVRAGDLRAAVAVDQVLGNREIVVKPVGPQIASIQGIYGATITGDGSVVVILDAAPLVRRHLSQPAQPAQPTAAVEQRRVPLVMVVDDSLTMRKVTSRVLERHNFEVAAARDGVEALEKLEERVPDLMLLDIEMPRMDGYELATAMKADPRFKDVPIVMITSRTGDKHRQRAFDIGVQRYLGKPYQELDLLRNVYDLLGIARVRE, from the coding sequence ATGAGCGCGCTGCGCGAGGCCATGAGCCATGCCGTGCTCGGCTGGGTGAAGCCCGAGCTGGACGAGACCCTGCGACTGGTGAGGCAGGAGATCGAGTCTTTCGTCGAGGCGCCCGCGGACACCAGCCGCATGCGCTTCTGCGCCGGCTACCTGCACCAGGTGCAGGGCACCCTGCGCATGGTGGAGCTGTATGCGCCCGCGATGGTGGCGGAAGAGCTCGAACTGCTCGCCAGGGCGTTGCAGGATGGCGGCATCGGCGACCGCGACGAAGCCTGCGCCACCCTGATGCGTGGCGCGGTGCTGCTGCCCGACTATCTCGAGCGGCTGCAGGAGGGGCACCGCGACATCCCCATCGTGCTGCTGCCGCTGCTCAACGAGATCCGTGCGGCGCGCGGCGCCGCAGGCCTCAACGAAAGCATGCTGTTCCCGGGCGGTACGACGGACGAGGCGACGCCCAGCGAAGCCGAGATCGACCACGCGCGCAGCAGCCTGACCGGCCGCAACCGCGAACTGCTGGACACGGTCGGCAACGCGGTGAAGGAAGAGCTGCTGCGCGTGAAGGACGCGCTCGACCTGCACCTGCGCACCGGCAACGATGCGCAGGAGCTCGAGCCGCAGGTGGCCGAACTCGGCAACGTCGCGGATACGCTCGGCATGATGGGCCTGGGCGTGGCGCGCGACGTGGTCATGCAGCAGCGCGACACCCTGCGCGAGGTCGTGGCGGGCAGCCGCCCGGCGGACGAGGGCACGCTGCTCGATGTCGCCGGCGCCTTGCTCTACGTGGATGCCTCGCTGGACGACCAGGTCGCCCGACTGGGTAGCGCCGGCGATGCGGGCCCCGACCCGAGCGCGGCCGAATCGCAGCGCACCGTCGAGGTGCTGGCGCAGGAAGCGATCATCAATTTCGCCGGTGCGCGCGAGCGTTTCGTGGCGTTCATCGAGACCAACTGGGACCACGGCGAGCTGACCGATGTCCCGCGCCTGCTCGACGAAGTGGCCGGCGCGCTGCGCATGCTCGAACTGGCCCAGGCCGGTGACTATGTGGTCGGCGTGCGCCGTTATGTCAGTAGCGAATTGATCGGCAAGAAGCGCGTGCCCGGCGGCCAGCAGCTGGACACGCTGGCCGACGCGATGGCCAGCCTGGAGTACTACCTGGAGGCGCTGCGCGAGCGCCGGCCGAACCGCGAGGACATCCTCGAGATCACCCGCGGCAGCCTGGAAGCCTTGCGTTACTGGCCGTTGCCGCCGGAAGCGCCGGCTGCCGTCGAGCCGGCGATCGCGGCGGTCGCCGCCGTGCCGGAACCGGTGGCCGAAGCGGTGACGGCACCGGCCGACGCATCCGTGCCTGCCGAAACGGCGGCGGAAGCTGCCGATGCGTCCACCTTCGGCGCACTGACGCTGGAGCCGGTCGACGCCGCGCCGGCGCTGGCCGAAGCGAATCCGTTCGATCCCGTGGGCTTCGAAGAAGCCGATGCGGGCCCTGAAGCCACGACGTTCACCGTCGAGCTGGAGCACGACACGGCCGCCGAAGCGCCGATCGTCGAGGCCCCCGCGGAGATCGACGAGCCCGCCGCCATCGCGGGTGCACCGGTCGAGGCGGAAGAAGAAATCCTGCCGGACCTGCGCCATGAAATCGCGGCTGCCGCAGCGGCCCTGCCGGCGGCGACGGTGGTCGGTGGCTTCGACAGCGATGCGACCGACATCGACGACGAGATCCGCGAGGTCTTCCTCGAGGAATTCGACGAGGAGATCGTCAACCTCCGCCAGCTGCTGCCGGCGTGGCGCAGCAATCCCGAGGACCTGGAGCGCCTGCGGCCGATCCGCCGCGTGTTCCACACGCTCAAGGGCAGCGGCCGTTTGGTCGGCGCCAAGACGCTCGGCGAGTTCAGCTGGAGGGTCGAGAACATGCTCAATCGCGTGCTCGATCGCACGCGCGAACCCAGCCATGCCGTCGAGGCGTTGCTCGAGCTGGCCTGCGATGCGCTCCCGCAGCTCAATGCCGCCTTGCGCGGCCAGGGCAGCGTGACGGCCGACCTGGCCGGCATCCAGGACGTCGCCGACCGCCTGGCGGCAGGCGAGGAGGCGTACTACAGCGCCCAGCCGACCGTCGTGGACGAAGACGCCGAGTTCGTCGAACCCGCGCCTGCGGCGATCGCCACCCCGGCGATCGAGGATGTGCCGGCGGTGTTCGAACCGGAGACCGAAGGTACGCCCGCCTCCGTCGATGCCGTGCTGCGCGAGATCCTGGAAGTCGAGGTCGACAACCATCTCGACACGGTCGATACCTGGCTGCTGAAGGCGCAGGTCGACGCGGTCCCGGTGACCGAGGAACTGCTGCGTGCCGTGCACACGATGAACGGTGCGCTGGCGATGGCCGACGTGCCGGAAATCACCGAGGTCACCTCGTCCGCGGAGCAGTACGTGAAGCGCCTGCTAGCCGCCGGCGAAACGCCGACGCCGGAAGGCGTGTCCGCCATCGCCGACACCGCGCAGGCGATCCGTCGCAGCGTGGCGGCGTTGCAGGCGCCTTCGCCGCGCATCCCCGTGTTCGCCGCACTCGCTGGTCAGCTGGTCGCGTTGCGCGACAGCCTCCCCGAGCAGCGCCACGGCGCGCAGATCGTCGACGACACGCATCAGGGCACTTACGTCGAGCAGATGCCGACGATCGCGCCGCCGGTCACGCCGACCGACGTCGAACTCGCCGCGCTCGACCTGTCGGCGTACCTGGACGACACGGCGCATGGCGCCGGCGGCGATCTGGTGCCGGATGTCGCCGCGGTCGAGAGCACCGAACAGTCCGCGACCGCCGAGGTATCTCCGGTGGCAGCGTCGCCGGAAGTGACGTTCTACGACATCGATTACCGCATCCTGCCGCGCAGCCGTGCGGATGAAGTGGACGCCGCGGCAGGTACCGTCGACGCCGACGAACCCTCCGCCGCTCCCGCGGACAGCACAGCGGATGCGGCCATCGGGACGGTGGACGATGGCGCCATCGACGATGCGCTCGTCGTGGACGCCGACCTGCCTGCCTTCCTGACGGAAACGGCCGATGGCGGGGCCGGGGATGCCGCCGCGCCCGTCGACGACATCGGCGCCGAAACGATGCCGGCGGAAGACGGCGCGATCGATGAGCCGTCCGTCGAAGATGTCCCGGTCGAAGCGATCGTGGAGCCCGCATCCGAAGAAGCCGCTATCGATGAGACCGCTGTCGAAGCGGATACCGTCGACGCGAGCGTGAGCGAAGAGACGGCTGTCGAGGTTCCGATCATCGAAGAAGCGGCCTTCGAGGCGCCGGCCGTCGAAGAGGCGATTGCCGAAGACGTCGCCGACGCGGAAGCGTCCACCGCCGACGAGAGCGTCGCAGACGCCGCCGGGGAAGAAGCAACCCTCGAAGAGATCGTCGCTGAAACAGCGGCGCCTGAAGAGGTGTCCGTCGCGCAGCTCGTTGACGCCGTCGTCGGCACGTCCGCCGACACGCCGGACGCCAGCGAACCTGCCCTGCCTGAAGTCGTCGCCTCCGCCGAAGCCGAGGAGTCTGTCGTGACCAGTGCGCCCGCCGACATGCCGGAGCCGGAAGAGGCCCTCGACCTGACCGGTCTGGACCTGGACCTGGTGGAGATCTTCATCGAGGAAGGCAACGACCTGCTCGATCACTCCGACGACCTGCTGGCCAAGCTGCGCGAGACGCCCGAGGACCGCACGCTGATCATCAGCCTGCAGCGCGATCTGCATACGCTGAAGGGCGGCGCGCGCATGGCGGGCATCCACGCCGTCGGCGATCTGGGCCACGCGATCGAATCGATGTTGGAGTCGATCGTCGGTCAGCGCACCGAACTGGACCGCCGCGCGATCCAGCTGCTGGAGCGGGGTTTCGACACGCTGCACGGCCAGCTCGCGCGCGTCACTGCCCGTCGCACCGTGACCATCCCCGACGGGATGATCGCCGAGTTCAACGCGCGTGCCCGTGGCATCGAACTGCCGGATGCGCCGGCCGAGATCGATGCGCCGGCCGCACCGGTGGAGCTGGCGCCGTTGTCGGCGCCGATCGAGACCGACCTGACGGCGCACGCGGAGGAAGAATTCTTCCCGATGGGCCAGCAGGAGCAGGTGCGCGTCCGCGCCGACCTCCTGGACCGCCTGGTTAACCATGCGGGCGAAGTCGCCATCTACCGCGCGCGCCTGGAACAGCAGCTCGGTGCGTTCCGCGGGGCCATGGCCGAACTGGACCGCACCAACATCCGTCTGCACGACCAGCTGCGTCGTCTCGACCTCGAGACGGAAGCGCAGATCGTCGCCCGCTACCAGCGCGAGCACGAGAAGCAGGACCCCACGTTCGATCCGCTCGAGCTGGACCGTTTCTCCACGTTGCAGCAGCTCAGCCGCGCGCTGGCCGAATCCGCCGCCGACATCAGCGGTCTGCAGGGCGTGCTGGACGACCTGTCGCGCCAGTACGACAGCCTGCTGCAGCAGCAGTCGCGCGTCAGTTCGGAGCTGCAGGATGGCCTGATGCGTGCGCGCATGGTGCCGTTCGAAGGCATCGTGCCGCGCTTGCGCCGTGTGTTGCGCCAGGCCGGTACCGACACCCACAAGCAGGTCAGCCTGCAGCTGTCGGGTACCCACGGCGAAATGGATCGCAACGTGCTGGAGCGGATGACCGCGCCGCTGGAGCACCTGTTGCGCAACTCCGTGGCGCACGGCCTGGAATCGCCGAAGGATCGCCGCAAGGCGGGCAAGGCGGAAGAAGGCACCGTGCAGGTCGCGCTGCGTCGCGAAGGTTCGGAAATGGTGCTGGTCGTGTCCGACGACGGCGCCGGCCTCAACCGCGACGCGATCCGCCGCCGCGCCGAACAGCGCGGGCTGATCCAGCCCGGTGCGACGTTGGCCGATGCCGACCTCGATCGTCTGATCCTGGAGTCCGGCTTCAGCACCTACGACAAGGTCAGCCAGCTGGCGGGCCGTGGCGTGGGCATGGACGTCGTCCACAACGAAGTCCGCCAGCTCGGCGGTTCGCTGGACATCGCCTCCACGCCCGGCAAGGGCGCTGTCTTCACCCTGCGCCTGCCGCAGACGCTGGCGGTCACGCAGGCGGTGTTCGTGCAGATCGGCGAGGCCCAGTTCGCCGTGCCGGTCGCCGCGGTGAGCGGCATCGGCCGCATCAGCCACGCGCGCTTCAACGCCGGTGCTGGCACGTACCACTACGCCGGCGAAGACTACCCGCTGTACAACCTCGGCCACCTCGTGGGCCACAGCCCCGCCAAGGCGGAAGGCCAGGCGCAGGTGCCGCTGCTGCTGGTGCGCGCGGGCGACCTGCGCGCCGCCGTCGCCGTAGACCAGGTGCTGGGCAACCGCGAAATCGTGGTCAAGCCGGTGGGCCCGCAGATCGCCTCCATCCAGGGCATCTACGGCGCGACCATCACCGGCGATGGCAGCGTCGTGGTGATCCTCGACGCCGCGCCGCTGGTGCGTCGCCATCTGTCGCAGCCGGCGCAACCCGCGCAGCCGACGGCAGCCGTCGAGCAGCGGCGCGTGCCGCTGGTGATGGTGGTGGACGACTCGCTGACCATGCGCAAGGTGACCAGCCGCGTGCTGGAACGCCACAACTTCGAAGTCGCCGCCGCGCGCGACGGCGTCGAAGCGCTGGAGAAGCTGGAAGAGCGCGTCCCCGACCTGATGCTGCTGGACATCGAGATGCCGCGCATGGACGGCTACGAGCTGGCCACGGCGATGAAGGCCGATCCGCGCTTCAAGGACGTGCCGATCGTGATGATCACTTCGCGTACCGGCGACAAGCACCGCCAGCGCGCGTTCGACATCGGCGTGCAGCGCTACCTCGGCAAGCCGTATCAGGAGCTCGATCTGCTGCGCAACGTCTATGACCTGCTGGGAATCGCCCGTGTCCGTGAGTGA
- a CDS encoding chemotaxis protein CheB, with amino-acid sequence MTCWESPVSVSEAKRVALLARPGEARERLRVALHEAGADIVLEDDPNTLDAEALGTSAPQVVLVALEPAIEDSLERFDGVLHDPSVSVIFDEAELAARRQGWEAQRWARHLAAKLHGHQDVLPPGREEEVGLQLEPGLPVTPAQLHQDAEISLHLEEAADIAQELPRDDFAYTGGPAVRQGDDNVIDADDWLRNASQAAAPAAPVPPPLPEPSAATPPPLPAPKFDLSSLSLEPLDASGNAAQRVQGAVLVFAGIGGPDAVRKLLAELHEGFPKPVLVHLRLDGGRYDNLVRQMERVAHMPVALAEAGTPAEPGHIYVMPGDVVPLVDAGVVGFRPGAVIHTMISQLPPADSAVLLLSGSDTALVEPVAALGAQGALVMGQSQDGCYDPAAPRALAAHGAELGSPAQLAQRLIDRWF; translated from the coding sequence ATGACCTGCTGGGAATCGCCCGTGTCCGTGAGTGAAGCCAAGCGCGTTGCCCTGTTGGCCCGCCCGGGCGAAGCGCGCGAGCGCCTGCGGGTGGCCCTGCACGAAGCCGGCGCCGATATCGTGCTGGAAGACGATCCGAACACGCTCGACGCGGAGGCGCTGGGCACCAGCGCGCCGCAGGTGGTGCTGGTCGCGCTCGAGCCGGCGATCGAGGACAGCCTCGAGCGCTTCGACGGCGTGCTGCACGATCCGTCGGTGTCGGTGATCTTCGACGAGGCCGAGCTGGCCGCGCGCCGGCAGGGCTGGGAAGCCCAGCGCTGGGCGCGCCACCTCGCCGCCAAGCTGCATGGCCACCAGGACGTGTTGCCGCCGGGCCGGGAAGAAGAAGTCGGCCTGCAACTGGAACCGGGACTGCCGGTAACGCCGGCGCAGTTGCACCAGGACGCGGAAATCTCGCTGCACCTGGAAGAAGCGGCGGACATCGCCCAGGAACTCCCGCGTGACGACTTCGCCTATACCGGCGGGCCCGCCGTGCGACAGGGCGACGACAACGTGATCGATGCGGACGACTGGCTGCGCAACGCGTCGCAGGCTGCGGCGCCTGCCGCACCGGTGCCGCCACCGCTGCCCGAACCTTCCGCGGCGACCCCGCCGCCGCTGCCCGCGCCGAAGTTCGACCTGTCCTCGCTTTCGCTGGAACCGCTCGACGCCAGTGGCAACGCCGCCCAGCGCGTGCAGGGTGCGGTGCTGGTGTTCGCCGGCATCGGCGGTCCCGACGCCGTGCGCAAGCTGCTGGCGGAACTCCACGAAGGGTTTCCCAAGCCGGTGCTCGTGCACCTGCGGCTGGATGGCGGCCGTTACGACAACCTCGTGAGGCAGATGGAGCGCGTGGCGCACATGCCGGTCGCGCTGGCGGAGGCCGGCACGCCCGCCGAGCCCGGCCACATCTACGTGATGCCCGGCGACGTCGTGCCGCTGGTCGACGCCGGCGTCGTGGGCTTCCGTCCCGGTGCCGTCATCCACACCATGATTTCGCAGCTGCCGCCCGCCGACAGCGCCGTACTGCTGCTCAGCGGCAGCGATACCGCGCTGGTCGAGCCGGTGGCCGCGCTCGGTGCGCAGGGCGCCCTGGTGATGGGCCAGTCGCAGGACGGCTGCTACGACCCCGCCGCGCCGCGCGCACTCGCTGCCCATGGCGCCGAACTCGGCTCGCCCGCGCAGCTCGCGCAGCGCCTGATCGACCGCTGGTTCTGA
- a CDS encoding chemotaxis protein CheW has translation MAHSNDEIRGVLIQAGEDRLLLPNATVAEVLTRAPVEPIDGMPDWLPGRIDWHGWPVPLVAFGRLSGNSNDPVALNSKIVVLKALSGDKDRPYFALLTPSFPRLVSVPRDGLLADATEEDLPVGVKVRVLLGDEAAVLPDLEIIETMIGDALANAA, from the coding sequence ATGGCCCATTCCAACGACGAAATCCGCGGCGTCCTGATCCAGGCGGGCGAAGACCGCCTGCTGCTGCCCAATGCCACCGTCGCCGAAGTGCTGACCCGTGCGCCTGTCGAACCCATCGATGGCATGCCGGACTGGCTGCCCGGCCGGATCGACTGGCATGGCTGGCCGGTACCGCTGGTGGCGTTCGGCCGCCTGAGCGGCAATTCCAACGACCCGGTCGCGCTCAACAGCAAGATCGTGGTGCTGAAGGCGTTGAGCGGCGACAAGGACCGGCCGTATTTCGCCCTGCTGACGCCGTCCTTCCCGCGCCTGGTGTCGGTGCCGCGCGATGGCCTGCTGGCCGACGCGACCGAAGAAGACCTGCCGGTCGGCGTCAAGGTGCGTGTGCTGCTCGGCGACGAAGCCGCGGTGCTGCCGGACCTGGAAATCATCGAAACGATGATCGGCGACGCGCTGGCCAACGCGGCCTGA
- a CDS encoding 16S rRNA (uracil(1498)-N(3))-methyltransferase, which produces MRMTRCYVDLPLRTGTRVALPDATANHLARVLRLREGDACVLFNGDGHDHGGRIITISKREVVVELGDARAIETESPLHVTLLQGIARGEKMDLILQKATELGVAAIVPVVAERTEVKLDAERTEKRVAHWRSVIASACEQSGRARLPTLAAPAALNDAARAIDGDAMRLTLDPAGAVSLATVQVATGAVVVAIGPEGGWSPRDREILSAAGFIGLRLGPRILRTETAGLAAIAALQSRFGDL; this is translated from the coding sequence ATGCGCATGACCCGCTGTTACGTGGACCTGCCGCTGCGCACAGGCACGCGCGTCGCCTTGCCCGACGCGACCGCCAACCACCTCGCCCGCGTACTGCGCCTGCGCGAAGGCGATGCCTGCGTGCTGTTCAACGGCGACGGCCACGATCATGGCGGCCGCATCATCACCATCAGCAAGCGCGAGGTCGTCGTCGAGCTCGGGGACGCGCGCGCCATCGAGACCGAATCGCCGCTGCACGTCACCCTGCTGCAGGGCATCGCGCGCGGCGAGAAGATGGACCTGATCCTGCAGAAGGCGACGGAACTGGGCGTCGCCGCGATCGTTCCGGTCGTGGCCGAACGCACCGAGGTCAAGCTGGATGCCGAGCGCACGGAGAAGCGCGTGGCGCACTGGCGCAGCGTCATCGCTTCGGCCTGCGAACAGAGCGGCCGTGCCCGGTTGCCGACGTTGGCGGCGCCGGCGGCACTCAACGATGCCGCACGCGCCATCGACGGCGATGCGATGCGCCTGACGCTCGACCCCGCCGGCGCCGTCTCGCTGGCGACCGTACAGGTCGCGACCGGTGCAGTGGTGGTGGCGATCGGACCGGAAGGCGGCTGGTCGCCGCGCGACCGCGAGATCCTCTCGGCCGCGGGATTCATCGGATTGCGGTTGGGGCCGCGCATCCTGCGCACGGAAACCGCCGGATTGGCTGCGATCGCTGCGCTGCAGTCCCGGTTCGGCGACCTGTAG
- the bioA gene encoding adenosylmethionine--8-amino-7-oxononanoate transaminase — MRQTDHQASMLTEADQWRARDLSAVWHPCTQMREHPHTLPLVPIARGEGAWLVGYDGTRYLDAVSSWWTNLFGHAEPRIGAAIAAQAGALEQVMLAGFTHAPAVELAERLLALAPRQPDRAPLSKVFYADNGSAGVEVALKMAFHWFHNRGEHRRTKFIALENGYHGETLGALAVGDIPLYRRVYAPLLTEAVFAPSPDAYLARDGESPADCAARAADALAALLDRHAGEVCAVIVEPRVQCAGGMRMHHPDYLARVRELCDANGAFLIADEIAVGFGRTGTLFASEQSGVMPDLMCLSKGLTGGFMPLAAVLATQALYDGFLDDSRERAFLHSHSYTGNPLACAAALASLDVFRDDDILARNRATARAMTALAEPLAAHRHVADVRQAGMVLAFELTRDGDRATPFPAAARVGLKAYRAALSRGVVLRPLGDVLYWMPPYCVDAEDLQHLADVTRHAIEEATACA, encoded by the coding sequence ATGCGACAAACGGATCATCAAGCCAGCATGCTAACAGAGGCGGACCAGTGGCGTGCCCGCGACCTGTCGGCGGTGTGGCATCCCTGCACCCAGATGCGTGAGCATCCGCACACCTTGCCGCTGGTGCCGATCGCGCGCGGCGAGGGCGCCTGGCTGGTCGGCTACGACGGCACGCGCTACCTGGACGCGGTCAGCAGTTGGTGGACGAACCTGTTCGGCCATGCAGAGCCCCGCATCGGCGCTGCCATCGCGGCCCAGGCCGGCGCGCTGGAACAGGTGATGCTGGCCGGCTTCACCCATGCGCCGGCGGTGGAGCTGGCCGAGCGCCTGCTGGCCCTCGCCCCGCGCCAGCCCGACCGTGCGCCGCTGTCCAAGGTGTTCTACGCCGACAACGGCTCGGCCGGCGTGGAGGTCGCACTGAAGATGGCGTTCCACTGGTTCCACAACCGCGGCGAACACCGGCGTACCAAGTTCATCGCGCTGGAGAACGGCTATCACGGCGAGACCCTGGGCGCGCTGGCGGTGGGCGACATCCCGCTGTACCGGCGCGTGTACGCACCGCTGCTCACCGAGGCCGTGTTCGCACCCTCGCCGGACGCCTATCTCGCCCGCGACGGGGAATCGCCCGCGGACTGCGCGGCGCGTGCCGCCGATGCGCTGGCGGCGTTGCTGGACCGGCATGCCGGGGAGGTCTGCGCGGTCATCGTCGAACCCCGCGTCCAGTGCGCGGGCGGCATGCGCATGCACCATCCCGACTACCTGGCGCGGGTGCGGGAACTCTGCGACGCGAACGGCGCCTTCCTGATCGCTGACGAGATCGCCGTCGGCTTCGGCCGCACGGGCACGTTGTTCGCGAGCGAGCAAAGCGGCGTGATGCCCGACCTGATGTGCCTGTCGAAGGGCCTCACCGGCGGGTTCATGCCGCTGGCGGCAGTGCTCGCCACCCAGGCGCTCTACGACGGATTCCTGGACGATTCGCGAGAACGCGCCTTCCTGCATTCGCACAGCTATACCGGCAATCCGCTGGCGTGTGCAGCCGCGCTGGCATCGCTGGACGTTTTCCGCGACGACGACATCCTCGCGCGCAATCGCGCGACGGCGCGCGCGATGACCGCGCTCGCGGAACCGCTGGCCGCGCACCGCCATGTCGCCGACGTACGCCAGGCCGGCATGGTGCTGGCCTTCGAACTCACCCGCGACGGCGACCGGGCCACGCCCTTCCCCGCCGCGGCGCGCGTCGGCCTGAAGGCCTATCGTGCCGCCCTGTCGCGCGGCGTCGTGCTGCGCCCGCTGGGCGACGTGCTGTACTGGATGCCACCCTACTGCGTGGATGCGGAGGACCTGCAGCATCTCGCCGACGTCACCCGCCACGCCATCGAGGAGGCCACCGCATGCGCATGA
- the nudE gene encoding ADP compounds hydrolase NudE: MSRLPIIHGITQRTDGPDRHVEELDLEFSNGERRRYHRLRSQGHGAVVVVPMRDDDTVLLVREYAAGMHRYELGLVKGRIDAGETPEQAADRELKEEAGFGARQLDVLRSLTLAPTYMSHQSWLVVARDLYPERLPGDEPEELEVVPWKLQDLDQLMLREDFSEGRSLAALFIAREWLKDRT; this comes from the coding sequence ATGAGCCGCCTGCCGATCATCCACGGGATCACCCAGCGCACCGACGGGCCGGACCGCCATGTCGAGGAGCTGGACCTGGAGTTCAGCAACGGCGAGCGGCGGCGCTACCACCGCCTGCGTTCGCAGGGCCACGGCGCCGTGGTCGTGGTGCCGATGCGCGACGACGACACGGTGCTGCTCGTGCGCGAGTACGCCGCCGGCATGCACCGCTACGAACTGGGCCTGGTGAAGGGCCGGATCGATGCGGGCGAAACGCCGGAGCAGGCGGCCGACCGGGAACTGAAGGAAGAAGCCGGTTTCGGCGCGCGACAGCTCGACGTCCTGCGCAGCCTGACCCTGGCGCCCACCTACATGAGCCACCAGTCCTGGCTGGTGGTGGCAAGAGACCTGTACCCCGAGCGCCTGCCGGGGGATGAACCCGAGGAGTTGGAAGTAGTGCCCTGGAAGTTGCAAGACCTCGACCAGCTGATGCTGCGCGAGGATTTTTCGGAAGGCCGTTCGCTCGCGGCGTTGTTCATCGCCCGCGAATGGTTGAAAGACCGGACATGA